Proteins from one Pectinophora gossypiella chromosome 19, ilPecGoss1.1, whole genome shotgun sequence genomic window:
- the LOC126375511 gene encoding tektin-1 yields the protein MGEAQFGVRHVIGAPVATTRFAEQAIVCLPPRSAKFTLAEWRLSNDQRCRNSEDQQQLADRVIGECKRIRDETDERSDIMKATSDHRIEERIGNIAFNKNELEIQRKEICLELEALNMYKVRLQDCLASLQANALTICRKCLMLRDGRLGIDLVVDEVEHALQQEVNTILGGQSLLTRVLEQLNEQMRRLRSTRYLLDRDLQYKQAAIDIDKGNLSLKHTDLCLSIYEGYANLDPANISADEYNAYSAKNIQLAAREVTSARPIRIYVDTLLKQVIDDLWAAYRKCNHEFQERIEDTKRAKAKLEDMHRETTQKIADMQNNILMLQKALADKEGHVALAHTRLGRRAQRVGAELVRDPGGQALFYECEMLRYSTEQLQQMLHEATSSLRYLLQTQIQLEEDINVKMNTLKIDEVDCMTLRETMDYHAY from the coding sequence ATGGGGGAGGCGCAATTTGGCGTGCGTCACGTTATAGGGGCGCCTGTTGCTACTACCAGATTTGCGGAGCAGGCGATAGTTTGCTTGCCGCCTAGGAGCGCGAAGTTCACGCTTGCGGAGTGGCGGCTGAGCAACGACCAGCGATGCAGGAACTCGGAGGACCAGCAACAGCTGGCAGACAGGGTCATCGGAGAATGCAAGCGCATCCGGGACGAGACCGATGAGCGATCGGACATCATGAAGGCAACTTCCGACCACCGCATCGAGGAGCGCATCGGTAACATCGCCTTCAACAAGAACGAGCTCGAAATACAAAGAAAGGAAATCTGTCTCGAGCTAGAAGCCCTTAACATGTACAAGGTGAGACTACAAGATTGCCTGGCTTCGTTACAGGCCAACGCGTTGACTATTTGTCGGAAATGCCTTATGCTCAGAGACGGGCGACTTGGCATCGATTTGGTGGTCGATGAAGTGGAACACGCTTTACAGCAAGAGGTCAATACCATTCTTGGAGGTCAGAGTCTGCTGACCAGAGTGCTTGAGCAGTTGAACGAGCAGATGCGACGTCTACGCTCCACAAGATACCTCCTCGACCGCGACCTGCAATACAAGCAAGCAGCCATCGACATAGACAAGGGCAATCTCTCACTCAAACACACTGACCTCTGCCTTTCCATCTACGAGGGTTACGCAAACCTGGATCCGGCGAATATATCTGCTGATGAATATAACGCGTACTCGGCGAAGAATATCCAATTGGCTGCAAGAGAAGTGACCTCTGCGCGACCGATTCGTATATACGTGGACACTTTGCTGAAGCAGGTCATAGATGACCTTTGGGCCGCGTACAGGAAATGCAACCACGAGTTCCAAGAACGCATTGAAGATACAAAACGAGCGAAGGCGAAGCTTGAGGATATGCATCGGGAAACAACTCAAAAGATTGCTGACATGCAGAACAACATACTGATGTTGCAGAAGGCTTTAGCTGATAAAGAGGGTCATGTGGCCTTAGCTCATACGAGGCTCGGAAGACGAGCTCAAAGGGTAGGAGCTGAATTAGTCCGGGATCCTGGTGGTCAGGCGTTGTTTTACGAGTGCGAGATGCTGCGATACAGCACTGAGCAATTGCAGCAAATGCTTCACGAGGCTACTTCTTCACTGCGCTATCTCTTGCAAACCCAGATTCAACTGGAGGAAGACATCAACGTCAAGATGAATACGTTGAAGATTGATGAGGTAGACTGCATGACTCTGCGGGAGACCATGGACTATCATGCGTATTAG